A stretch of Rhododendron vialii isolate Sample 1 chromosome 4a, ASM3025357v1 DNA encodes these proteins:
- the LOC131324014 gene encoding uncharacterized protein LOC131324014: MENQKEEPVMGYPAPAGFLRPSLINNAPRRAHPPAAATTATNTSAANPSLAQPVDHAQVQRLGRSGKASCCFIGVLLFVVAWRSLSDPSPEFKISSLSVSPFNSSSSPSILKANWNITFSIRNPNYFSQISYEQLQVSVSYHGVPVSTASVAPFYQFGRLSIGMHKRFLEVINMEALSSADNDVVSSMDRDFQQDGGAVNFTVAVDGTVRVDLYEGGYRRPMTVSCNNVMVGLSGNKTAAGALLGGSRKCKVHVNFDGWA; this comes from the coding sequence ATGGAAAATCAGAAAGAAGAACCAGTAATGGGCTACCCAGCACCAGCAGGATTTCTCCGTCCATCGCTAATAAACAACGCTCCACGCCGAGCACATCCTCCAGCCGcggccaccaccgccaccaacaCAAGCGCAGCCAATCCTTCTCTGGCGCAACCGGTTGACCATGCCCAAGTCCAGCGTTTGGGCCGCAGTGGGAAGGCTTCCTGTTGCTTTATTGGGGTGCTGTTATTCGTTGTTGCGTGGAGATCTTTAAGCGATCCATCACCGGAGTTCAAAATCTCCTCGCTCTCGGTTTCTCCCttcaactcctcctcctccccctctaTCCTAAAAGCCAATTGGAACATCACTTTCTCCATCAGAAACCCGAACTACTTCTCCCAGATCTCTTACGAGCAACTCCAGGTATCCGTTTCATACCATGGAGTTCCTGTCTCAACCGCATCAGTCGCTCCTTTCTATCAATTTGGGAGATTATCAATCGGGATGCACAAGAGATTTCTGGAAGTGATCAATATGGAGGCCTTGTCGTCTGCTGATAATGACGTCGTTAGTAGCATGGACAGAGATTTCCAGCAGGATGGGGGCGCCGTGAACTTTACCGTTGCTGTGGATGGTACAGTCAGAGTTGATTTGTACGAGGGAGGATACCGGCGCCCCATGACGGTTTCTTGCAATAACGTGATGGTGGGACTTTCCGGTAACAAGACCGCTGCGGGTGCACTGCTCGGTGGATCGAGGAAATGCAAGGTCCATGTTAATTTCGATGGATGGGCATAG